In Malania oleifera isolate guangnan ecotype guangnan chromosome 8, ASM2987363v1, whole genome shotgun sequence, a single window of DNA contains:
- the LOC131162728 gene encoding serine/threonine-protein kinase-like protein At3g51990 has translation MGYLSCNAEAAIATCDPYNWDRKKKQKNRNRAADKPFEIREFSTAELESASNGFSAESFLGKGSHGRVYRAVLDGGRLVAAVKRTTRSKPHKSNQNIHNPAENEIEILSRVRNPRLVNLLGFGVDSEEKLIVVEFMPNGSLYDQVHRASRPPGWTRRVRFALQIAKAVESLHSANPPVIHRDIKSSNILLDEHWNAKLGDFGLALRGHVEDVRVRCTPPAGTLGYLDPSYLAPGDLSTKSDVFSFGILLLEVVSGRNAIDLNYSPPSLVDWAAPLIKRGEFAAICDPHVGPPADPGVIQQLALLASRCVRSTADKRPSMAEVAECLRIIDKRVRAPVWNSVRRRVERVRNASPVITREVLDGSEVVVKASKIGGRRSRKVSSVPILEYGKGERVCLGGDRVGRSRSIGYAGETKVGSGINLNECGNGGPSSGVTVKLPVVRLRKSRSMGALERPRMVTCNNDKVVIRVVKGPRLEELDGRKLLASVKRAPKKEAHEGEGEGEGDLMGIEWRR, from the coding sequence ATGGGTTATCTCTCTTGCAATGCAGAGGCTGCTATTGCCACCTGCGATCCCTACAACTGGGACcggaaaaagaaacaaaaaaatcgAAATAGAGCAGCTGACAAACCTTTCGAGATCAGGGAGTTCTCCACTGCCGAGCTCGAATCCGCCTCCAACGGTTTCTCCGCGGAGAGCTTCCTCGGTAAAGGCAGTCACGGCAGAGTGTACAGAGCCGTTCTCGACGGCGGACGCCTCGTCGCCGCCGTCAAAAGGACCACCCGATCCAAACCCCACAAAAGCAATCAGAATATCCACAATCCGGCGGAGAACGAGATCGAGATCCTCTCGAGGGTTCGGAATCCGAGACTGGTTAATCTGCTTGGGTTCGGCGTCGATTCGGAGGAGAAGCTGATCGTGGTCGAGTTCATGCCGAACGGGTCTCTCTACGATCAGGTTCACCGTGCTTCTAGGCCGCCCGGGTGGACCCGGCGGGTCCGGTTCGCGCTGCAGATAGCGAAAGCCGTGGAGTCGCTTCACTCGGCGAACCCGCCGGTCATTCACAGAGACATCAAGTCGTCGAACATCTTGCTCGACGAACACTGGAACGCGAAGCTCGGTGACTTCGGGCTAGCCCTGAGGGGACACGTGGAGGACGTGCGGGTCAGGTGCACGCCACCCGCGGGAACGTTAGGGTACCTCGACCCGAGCTATCTTGCGCCGGGGGATCTCAGTACCAAGAGCGACGTTTTCAGTTTCGGGATCTTGCTTCTAGAGGTGGTCAGCGGCCGGAACGCCATCGACCTGAACTACAGCCCGCCGTCACTGGTGGACTGGGCGGCGCCGCTGATCAAGCGCGGCGAGTTCGCCGCGATTTGCGACCCTCACGTCGGTCCGCCGGCGGACCCGGGCGTGATCCAGCAGCTGGCTTTGCTGGCGTCCCGGTGCGTCCGATCAACTGCGGACAAGCGGCCGTCGATGGCGGAGGTGGCGGAGTGCCTCAGAATCATCGATAAGAGGGTGCGAGCGCCGGTTTGGAACAGTGTGAGGCGGCGGGTGGAGCGCGTGAGAAATGCGTCGCCGGTGATTACGCGGGAGGTTCTCGATGGGAGTGAAGTAGTGGTGAAGGCCTCGAAAATTGGAGGCAGGAGGAGCAGGAAGGTATCCAGTGTTCCAATCCTAGAATATGGTAAGGGCGAACGGGTTTGTTTGGGCGGTGATCGGGTGGGTCGGTCGAGATCAATCGGGTACGCAGGCGAGACTAAAGTCGGGTCGGGTATAAATTTAAATGAGTGTGGGAATGGGGGACCGTCGAGTGGGGTGACGGTGAAGTTGCCAGTGGTCAGGCTGAGGAAATCGAGATCGATGGGTGCGTTGGAAAGGCCACGAATGGTGACCTGTAACAATGATAAGGTTGTGATTCGGGTCGTGAAAGGCCCACGTCTTGAGGAACTCGACGGGCGCAAATTGTTGGCGAGTGTCAAGAGAGCGCCCAAGAAGGAGGCGCatgagggagagggagagggagagggagattTGATGGGAATTGAATGGAGAAGATGA